DNA from Rosa rugosa chromosome 6, drRosRugo1.1, whole genome shotgun sequence:
CCTCTGTTTTCCTTCTCTGCTTCGTCGTGTTCCTCTCCTCCAGGCTCAGCTCTCTCATGGGCTGGCTCCCTCCCCAACCCAACTCCTCATTTCCAAGGTACAATCAAAGCTCAAACCTCATTTTATTTATACTACAATTTCGGTTTTGATAGATCAAAAATCTTCAGGGGTGGTGGATACACTGTTCTGATAAACACATGGAAGCAAAGCTCTGCTTTGAAGCAATCGGTTTCTCACTATGCCACGTGTGATGGGGTTGCTTCTATTCATGTGGTGTGGTCTGATAGTGATCCGCCCTCGGAAACTTTGAAGTCTTGTCTTGAAAAGATGGTGTTTTCAAAGTCAAGAGCAGCTCAAAAACCTGACTTTAGGTTTGGGATGAGGCAGGATGAGGATTTGAACAACAGGTTCAAGCCGATTGAGGGGATGACAACTGATGCTGTGTTTTTGGTTGATGATGATGTGATTGTCTCGTGTGACACATTGGATTTTGCTTTCGGAGTTTGGCAGTCTGCGCCGAATGGTATGGTTGGGTTCACTCCTAGAATGCATTGGATTGATGAGGAGGTTAGTGTTGTTTGAAGTGTTTTGATAGGGAAATGGTGATggattgtgtgtgtgtgttttttttttttttgattgatgtgtttgtttGGATGGAAATTGATACAGAAGAGTGGCGTGGCGAATTATGAGTATGGGGGATGGTGGTCAGTTTGGTGGATGGGGACATATAGCATGCTGCTTCCGAAAGCTGCATTCTTTCATAGGAAATACTTGGATTTGTATACTTACGCTATGCCCTCATCCATTCGTGATTATGTCACCAGGGAGAGGTAGATATACATGTACATGTGACATGTGATTATTAGCTCTCATTTGCTTATGATCGAGCTGCCACTGGTTTATACTTTGAATTGATGTGCTTATGCAGGAACTGTGAAGATATTGCTATGTCATTGCTTGTTGCTAATGCCACCGGTGAACCTCCGATTTGGGTGAAAGGTAGGTTTGCATTTCCTTTTCCTGACATTTATATATCTGCAAATTAATTTGGATGTAAGACTCAGGCTTTGTGTTGATGTCCAAATGACTATAGTTAGATTGTCTTTTGGCAGAAATAAGGCTATTGCTCTCTCTATATAAACTGAAACAattagattttttctttttggagatATTGAAAATGAAATAATAACTTATGACTTGTGAACCACTCTAATGGATAAACCTATACAATAGCTTGTCCAATACATATTCAGACACCCCAAATTGAGTGAAGTCATCACTAATTTTGGTTGCTAACTTGCTATTGATCTGCCCTCTGTGTGAAACCTTTTACTTGTTTGAAAACTTCTTCATTCATTTGTAAAACTTACCTTTACCTGTAATCGTAAAGAAATCAGAACAGAAACGAAGTTTGTCTTACTGAACGAAATGATGTTTTCAATAGAATAACGCCAAATATCAAGTCAAAATATTGCAGAGCGTTGCATTGTTCATGTCCACTTTGACAGATATCAGGAGTGAAGAGACAGTATTATAAGTTCATATGAATTTTAGATACCCTGTACACATTGTCATAAAATCAACTGGGGTCTTTCTCCGATAGGGTGAACTTGGGTGCTCCTCCAATAGGGTGAAACGTAGTTTCGCATTTAAGTTTGATTGACATTTTCAATTCTGCAAATTACCTTAAGGTCCGAGGATTTGTGATAATGTCCACTTAA
Protein-coding regions in this window:
- the LOC133715738 gene encoding glycosylinositol phosphorylceramide mannosyl transferase 1-like isoform X1 — encoded protein: MSTTISIRDSAPTAAMAAAISSSDMNGGFYSPAKAKAKAKATRPLFSPRFQPFRRLRHLFCPRKLRLVASVFLLCFVVFLSSRLSSLMGWLPPQPNSSFPRGGGYTVLINTWKQSSALKQSVSHYATCDGVASIHVVWSDSDPPSETLKSCLEKMVFSKSRAAQKPDFRFGMRQDEDLNNRFKPIEGMTTDAVFLVDDDVIVSCDTLDFAFGVWQSAPNGMVGFTPRMHWIDEEKSGVANYEYGGWWSVWWMGTYSMLLPKAAFFHRKYLDLYTYAMPSSIRDYVTRERNCEDIAMSLLVANATGEPPIWVKGLWGISVYGPYNTLPNHTTHLEPVSNGARCKVQGASYQTRSGFFTLFVRWPIQFIQKFVGVNQNKISKLCIINRENKEMNASC
- the LOC133715738 gene encoding glycosylinositol phosphorylceramide mannosyl transferase 1-like isoform X2; this translates as MSTTISIRDSAPTAAMAAAISSSDMNGGFYSPAKAKAKAKATRPLFSPRFQPFRRLRHLFCPRKLRLVASVFLLCFVVFLSSRLSSLMGWLPPQPNSSFPRGGGYTVLINTWKQSSALKQSVSHYATCDGVASIHVVWSDSDPPSETLKSCLEKMVFSKSRAAQKPDFRFGMRQDEDLNNRFKPIEGMTTDAVFLVDDDVIVSCDTLDFAFGVWQSAPNGMVGFTPRMHWIDEEKSGVANYEYGGWWSVWWMGTYSMLLPKAAFFHRKYLDLYTYAMPSSIRDYVTRERNCEDIAMSLLVANATGEPPIWVKDCFGSL